The genome window TGGCCATTAAATTCCCTACTCTTCTTTGAATTACTCGCGATAAATAAGCACTAGTTTAATATTTGACATTTTAGTGTACTTTTAGCTTATGCTTAACTCCACCTAGCATTAATTCTTAATATTACAAGAGTTATTCTTAGTGAAATGATATCTAAAACTTATACTGTGATTTGATACTTGATGGAGGTATGAAAATCGTCTCTATTAAAAgattaataaagtaaataatggccatgtttggtaaataattagtctatcagtcaaatttgacttatttgaccattattatttgtttgacttggttaaaaaataaatataaatgtttggttaataaggtttttgtaactccaaaattctaaaattgaaaatgctactcaAAACAACCTTTCCACAATcaaatgttatcaactaattgtACCTTCTAATTCAATAAACTAACAATCATTTACCAAGCAGGGCCGACCCACATAAATATAATTCGCAcgaaataattattgtgtcccacACTCCACTAATAAACTTTTGTCAAATCCCTTTACGCACTTGAACCATGATGCATCCAACACTATactaaagtacattatttgtattacCTATGCCTTGTTTTAATTCCCTAATCTTTAGTTTAATATTTGACATCTTAGCTTGAATCAACCAAGTCCCGGTCCTTTGTTGTACTTGTCTTATTTGTTATTTGCTAAATCATATCAGTCTTGGGCACCCCTGGGTAATCATCTCCAATCTTCTGCTCATTGACAATATTTCCTTAATGCAAAACATGGCAAAAAAGTGGCTCTTTTCTATTGTTGTCTAGGTTGTCCAGGATGAGTTTCATAACCACCATGATCATTTTAATCATATCACGCTCATTAATACCTCGTCAAAATAaatgagaggaagaaactcgtaAAAATAATGAGAGGAAGACACTCGTCAAAAGGAATGAGAGGGAAATACAATCTGCAAAACAACGGAACAAAACAAAAGAGCATAAAGCAAAGTAATACAAAGTCCAGCAAGGTGTGGTGTTTCCAAACAACAAAAGCAAAAAGGGGTATTGGGACAAAAGTGAGTAGCCACTAAGTGCCCACCCAAACCCACTACACGAAGCAAGCACACACCCAAACTTTACCTAGCTACTACACACGTGTCCACACTGTGGGTAGACTTCATTAGAAGACTTGGAGTTTTCCCGTGAAGCTTTAATTTCTGAGTTTCTCTTGAGATAGAGAGATTATATTCTGAGTTTCTTAAACATTTCATTCGCTGTGTTCGATCGATCAATCTTCCTTCAATATAATGGCTATTTCTCTTGTCACTTTACTAAATACAATACACTTCCATTTTCTACAACCTCTTCCTTGTTTGAGTGTTGATGATACAGAAAGAATAATGATCGAATCTTTGTGTAAGAAGCTCCGGTGTTTGCAAGCCTTTTTGGAGCATTCTGAGAAGAACAACATCAACTGCCCGGCATGGATAGGCTTGGAGACAGAGATCAGAGATGTAGCTGCTGAAGCAGAGACCAAAATTGACAACATCAACTGTCCCTCAGCGTCCCACCCAAAGAAGTGCCTACAATTCAGTGAGAGATTTAGTTACTGGATTCAATCGTTGAAATCCTTggtacacccaaaaaaaaaatacatcaacTGCCCGGCATGGAGAGGCTTGGAGACAGAGATCAGAGATGTAGCTGCTGAAGTGGAGAGCaaaattgaattacaattatATCAACTCTACAACGAGGAAGATGCCCCTGTTGAGCCTTGTGAGAGTCTTCATCAGACCTTGCAACAAGTAATGGGAGACATTGAATCACTTGAACGGAGGATTCAGCAGATTGAGAGCAATCGCAATCACTCTGTAGAGCCGCCAAGAAGAAACGCAGCAATACAGAATATCAAAGCTGATAGCTCCTCCAAACGTTGTACAGAGCCCGAGAATGTAATGGTAGGATGTGACGATGAGTTTGAAACCATCAAGAACAAGCTCATTTCAGATTCAAATAACCTGGAAGTCATCTCAATCACAGGGATGGGAGGCATCGGCAAGACTACTTTAGCTCAAAGAGTCTACAATGATGAAGCTGCAATTGCTTCTTATTTTGACATTCGAGCATGGACTACTGTATCTCAACAACACAATCTTAGAGAAATGCTCCGTGACCTTCTCGGTTCTAATGACAACAACCCAGATGTCTCTTATCTGGCAAGTCAACTACGCCAAAGGTTGTTGGGTCACAGGTATCTCATTGTTATAGATGATATATGGAGCACTCAAGCATGGGATGGCATTCATAGATGTTTCCCAAAAGATTTCAATGGGAGTCGAATATTGCTGACTACACGGCTCAAACAGGTGGCTGGCTATGTTAGTTCTGGTAACAATCTTTATTCCATGCGATTCTTAAATTTCAATGAAAGTTGGAATTTATTTTACAAGAAAGTatttgtagaaaaaaaattcCCTCTTGAATTTGAGAAAATTGGTAGAGATGTTGTTAAAAAATGTCAAGGATTACCTCTAACAATTATAGTGGTTGCTGGGCTTCTTTCTTCCTCATCCAACAAGCCATCACCAAATCAGTGGGAGAATGTTGTTGCAAATTTGGATCTGTTGCTTGACACTGATCCCGAAAAGAAATGTTCAAAAATGCTCTCACTAAGTTACAACCACTTGCCTCTGCATTTGAaagtttgttttttatattttggggTTTTCCCAGAAGATAGTATTATTAAAGTGAAAAAGTTGATTAGGCTATGGATTGCTGAGGGATTCTTAAAGTTAGAGTTGAATAAGGCCACGGAAGAAGTGGCATATGCTTACTTACAGGATCTTGTGGACAGAGGTCTAGTTCAAATTGATAAGTTGAGTAGTTTTGACAACAAAATAAAGTATTGTAAGGTCCATGATGTGCTGCATAGCTTTAGCTTGAGAGAGGCTGAGAGGGAGAAGCTTTTGTGTGTTATAAATGAGAATAATAATGTGCATGAGCTTGAGCTTGGTGTTGGATTAGCAACAAGCAGCTTGGACCGAAAAGCTTGCCGTCGGGTCGTCAGTTATCAATTAAGCCATATAGATGCTGAGCCAATTACTCAAATTAGTCGATCCCATGAATTGCGTTCTTTTCTACATCTTCCTCGTCATTCTATTGTCGGTGTTTCCTGCAACAATTCCAGAATACTTCCCTATTCTAAACTGCTAAGGGTGTTGAACATGAGTCTATGTTATCTAAATCACCTGCCAAGGGAAATAGTGGATCTTGTTCATTTGAGATACTTGGCCCTATCCATTGACAAGAGGGCGTGTTTTAATGGTTACCAATTGTGTAAGCAATTGTGTAAGCTTCGATGTTTGCAGACTATCATCATTACTAATGAGCCTTGGCATTCTTTTTcaccaaataatattttggGTATGCCACAAATAAGGCATGTTCACTTCTCCCCCAGGACTCTTTATTACCACCATCTCCCAAAGTTGGTTCAAGGAAATCTACAAACTCTATCTTGGTTGAGTCTACCTCAACGCTTGCAAACTGAGCCAGACTTCAAAGTGATTCCAAACGTGAAGGAACTTGGGATTCACTTAATGGGATTCACTTGGGATTTACAACCACATATTTCAATGGAAGGTCTTCTCAATTTGCATCAGCTAGAgaacttaaaatttgaaagagaTGGAGGTTGTCTGAAATGTGACAGCAAAGTTCTAAAAGCTTTTCCATCAAATCTCAAGAAGTTGACCCTCATAAGAACAAATTTTTCATGGGAGGATATGGCCATTATTAGCACATTGCCTAACCTTGAGGTTCTAAAACTGAGAGAGGATGCTTTCTGTGGTCCAGAGTGGAAAGCAACAGGAAATGGCTTCtgcaaattaaagtatttgGAAGTTAATAGACTTTTAAGTCTCAAGCATTGGAGTGTGGATGCTGATCATTTCCCCATTCTTGAATGCATATTTCTTTATCTCTGTCCTGATTTGGTGGAATTTCCAACTGGTTTTGGTGAGATTAACACATTGCGGTTAATTGATTTAAAGCGTTGTCACTTGAGCCTTGTGACTTCTGCTAAAAAATTGCAAGAAGAGCGGCGGGATCTTGGAGACGATAGACTTGTTCTCCGTGAATTTTATACATACCGTCTCATAGGtaatattttctaatttaatttgcaaCGGTCTAGCAATGTTTCTGAGCCTGCCTTGTGATTCAGTGGGTTGGTTATTTTCTTCCGACTTTATTCTCATTTATTCCTttcttgactattaacattttcaaattaggtgcataactattcaatttgtatcacatttagtcctgccgttaatacatgtatcaatttgaGTTTGTTTATTATCCTATTATGTTTCTTGACCATTATGTTTTCCCATACATGCGTGTTCTATTAGACTTTAAAGAACTTATTTCAGTGAAATGTATCAGATAAAAAGATATGATGTTGCTTATTTCTGGTTTTATTTATTCTAGAGAATCCTTGTCCTAGAATCATGTTTGCTTGTTAGTTATTATAGATGTCTTAAATGTCTATGATTTCTAGAGGTCTAAGTTTAAATTCTGAATTTTATGCTATTATTGCACAGGTTACTTATTATGCCGAAGTGCCGAACTTATCAATTTGTAGTTTCTtccatttgttgtttttatcaGTTTTACTTAATAAGTTCCTTTACAGGCACACACTATGAAGCAATTGGTTCTGAAGTCGGAGCAGTCAATTAGGACAATTGGTGGATATCCTGGGAGGTAATGCACCTTTCTATGATCAGTTTATTTGTGATGAAAAATTGTGAAGATAACCCAAAACTTAGATGTAATTACCGCTGAAATTACAAGAGACCAAAGTTTAGTGCTTCGTTCTCTTTGCTGATGTTCTGAATTTGTTTAGAAGCATTATGATTGTGTTTGGGTACTTGAAATTAATGAAAAGATTTTCAACTTTTTAGGTTGTAGTAATTAGATTTGATGGCTAAGAGATCATTCAAGCAACAACATGAACTTGGTGTTAATTTTCTGAGTGGAATAATTTCAGAGAAGAGGCTGGCCGGATTAGGGAAAAAAATCTGGAGAGAATTATAGTGAGAATATCAAGTTTCTGCCctaatttttgtatttgaatGCCTGATTTTAACCTAAATTTCTTATCCATAATATTTGCCTCTCTGTTGTCAAATCGTGCCTAAAATGTAAGGGAATTGGATAGAGTTTGAATTTATTgcttttttcttgagatatatcaAATCAATTATTGATGGTGGAGTTGGTTTTGCTTTCATCAATGTTGCTGGCAAAAATGATTACCCATTCTATGTGTTCTTTATTCAATCAATTATAAATCCCTCTCTAATGGAATGGGGGATGTTTGAGATGTTCATTGTATAGTCGCTAACATCTAAATAAATATTGCTAAAGGGAGGAATtgagtataaatgtataattacaCTATTAGAGTAGTAAAAGCAGCTCCTTTTACTTGATATTCTTACAGTACACCTTCAAATTGATCAGTTCCACAATGTTCAAATTGATCAGTTCCACaatgttttaaaattctttCATCACCTATAATTATCTTTGAAACTTGTGCTGATGAGTGCTACCTTGTAGGTCGAGGACTTTGTATCTGGCGGAAGAATTTTTCACTCCTTATAATCCAAAGTTGCAATGTTCTTCAGTTGGAAAATGGAAAGGAACAACAAATTTACACTAATCTAACCTATTCTAAGCTAACCCTAACTAGAGAAAGATAGGGAAAATGAAAGATGTCTTTTTCGGTGGAAGAAATCCTCTTTAAAGGGGTCAAAATGGTG of Ipomoea triloba cultivar NCNSP0323 chromosome 3, ASM357664v1 contains these proteins:
- the LOC116012466 gene encoding disease resistance protein RPP13-like isoform X2, yielding MAISLVTLLNTIHFHFLQPLPCLSVDDTERIMIESLCKKLRCLQAFLEHSEKNNINCPAWIGLETEIRDVAAEAETKIDNINCPSASHPKKCLQFSERFSYWIQSLKSLVHPKKKYINCPAWRGLETEIRDVAAEVESKIELQLYQLYNEEDAPVEPCESLHQTLQQVMGDIESLERRIQQIESNRNHSVEPPRRNAAIQNIKADSSSKRCTEPENVMVGCDDEFETIKNKLISDSNNLEVISITGMGGIGKTTLAQRVYNDEAAIASYFDIRAWTTVSQQHNLREMLRDLLGSNDNNPDVSYLASQLRQRLLGHRYLIVIDDIWSTQAWDGIHRCFPKDFNGSRILLTTRLKQVAGYVSSGNNLYSMRFLNFNESWNLFYKKVFVEKKFPLEFEKIGRDVVKKCQGLPLTIIVVAGLLSSSSNKPSPNQWENVVANLDLLLDTDPEKKCSKMLSLSYNHLPLHLKVCFLYFGVFPEDSIIKVKKLIRLWIAEGFLKLELNKATEEVAYAYLQDLVDRGLVQIDKLSSFDNKIKYCKVHDVLHSFSLREAEREKLLCVINENNNVHELELGVGLATSSLDRKACRRVVSYQLSHIDAEPITQISRSHELRSFLHLPRHSIVGVSCNNSRILPYSKLLRVLNMSLCYLNHLPREIVDLVHLRYLALSIDKRACFNGYQLCKQLCKLRCLQTIIITNEPWHSFSPNNILGMPQIRHVHFSPRTLYYHHLPKLVQGNLQTLSWLSLPQRLQTEPDFKVIPNVKELGIHLMGFTWDLQPHISMEGLLNLHQLENLKFERDGGCLKCDSKVLKAFPSNLKKLTLIRTNFSWEDMAIISTLPNLEVLKLREDAFCGPEWKATGNGFCKLKYLEVNRLLSLKHWSVDADHFPILECIFLYLCPDLVEFPTGFGEINTLRLIDLKRCHLSLVTSAKKLQEERRDLGDDRLVLREFYTYRLIGTHYEAIGSEVGAVN
- the LOC116012466 gene encoding disease resistance protein RPP13-like isoform X1; this translates as MAISLVTLLNTIHFHFLQPLPCLSVDDTERIMIESLCKKLRCLQAFLEHSEKNNINCPAWIGLETEIRDVAAEAETKIDNINCPSASHPKKCLQFSERFSYWIQSLKSLVHPKKKYINCPAWRGLETEIRDVAAEVESKIELQLYQLYNEEDAPVEPCESLHQTLQQVMGDIESLERRIQQIESNRNHSVEPPRRNAAIQNIKADSSSKRCTEPENVMVGCDDEFETIKNKLISDSNNLEVISITGMGGIGKTTLAQRVYNDEAAIASYFDIRAWTTVSQQHNLREMLRDLLGSNDNNPDVSYLASQLRQRLLGHRYLIVIDDIWSTQAWDGIHRCFPKDFNGSRILLTTRLKQVAGYVSSGNNLYSMRFLNFNESWNLFYKKVFVEKKFPLEFEKIGRDVVKKCQGLPLTIIVVAGLLSSSSNKPSPNQWENVVANLDLLLDTDPEKKCSKMLSLSYNHLPLHLKVCFLYFGVFPEDSIIKVKKLIRLWIAEGFLKLELNKATEEVAYAYLQDLVDRGLVQIDKLSSFDNKIKYCKVHDVLHSFSLREAEREKLLCVINENNNVHELELGVGLATSSLDRKACRRVVSYQLSHIDAEPITQISRSHELRSFLHLPRHSIVGVSCNNSRILPYSKLLRVLNMSLCYLNHLPREIVDLVHLRYLALSIDKRACFNGYQLCKQLCKLRCLQTIIITNEPWHSFSPNNILGMPQIRHVHFSPRTLYYHHLPKLVQGNLQTLSWLSLPQRLQTEPDFKVIPNVKELGIHLMGFTWDLQPHISMEGLLNLHQLENLKFERDGGCLKCDSKVLKAFPSNLKKLTLIRTNFSWEDMAIISTLPNLEVLKLREDAFCGPEWKATGNGFCKLKYLEVNRLLSLKHWSVDADHFPILECIFLYLCPDLVEFPTGFGEINTLRLIDLKRCHLSLVTSAKKLQEERRDLGDDRLVLREFYTYRLIGTHYEAIGSEVGAVN